The DNA region ACCTCGCGTGTCGTGATCGACGCGAAGAAGGGGTGGATCGCGGTGTTCGATCAAGCGAGGGCGTCGCGCAAGGCGGTGTATTTGCGCACGCGGTGGGCGATCACGCGCGAGAGTGTGGGCGCGTGGGTGGTGCGGGCGGCGCGGTCGAAACAGCCGACGCCGCCGTTGCCGATGGATGACTTGATCGGGTGAGGGGGAGGCATCAAGGCACGCGGCATCAAGGCATCGAGCGGGAGCAAGTGAAAAAAGGGCCCGCGTGTGCGGGCCCTTTGGAGTCATGGAGGAGTGCCGAGCTGTCGCTTAGCGGCCGCCGCCGGGGGGCGTGGTGGGGCGGTCAGGGTTGTTGGGGTCCGTCGGGGGCGTGCTGGGGTTGGACGGACGCATGGGGTCGTTGGGGTTGAGCGGGTTGATCGGCTGGCTGGGCTGGTTGGGGTTGTTGTTGCCGGGCGTGGTGCCGGGGGTGGTGTTGGGGTCGCGGCGCGGCGTGCCCATGTCGCTGCCGGTGAGGTTCTGCTGGAGGTCCTTGGCCATCTGCAGGTGCTGGCGGAGGGTCGGCAGCGTGCGGGCGGCGAAGGCGCGGACCTGGGCGTCCTCACCCTGGCGGGCCTGACGGTCAAAGAGGTCGACGGACTTCTGGTGGCTCTGCACCATGTGGGTCACGAACTCGCGGTCGAACTCGGCGCCGTTGAGCTGGTTGAACTTCTGGACCATGCTCTTGTGGTCCTGGGGCAGCTGCGTGGGGACGTCGATGTTCTTGTTGCGGGCCAGGGTCATCAGCTCTTCGTTGGCCTTGGTGTGATCATCGATGATCTTCTGGGCGAACTGCTTGAGCTGCTCGTTGCTGGCCTGGCGGGTGCCGAGGCGGCCGAGCTCGACTTCCTTCATGCCGCTGGCAGCGGCGGTGGTGACGAAGTCCTTGTCGATGGCGCGGATGGCCTGGTTGTTGTTGCCCTGGTTCTGGCTGCCGAACTGCTGGCGGTTCTGGTCGTTCTGCTGCCAGTTGACGTCGTTGCGGTTGGTGGTGTTGATGTTGGTGCGGTTGTCGGTCCGCATGTTGGTGTCTGTGCGGTTGGTGTCGCTGCGGAAGGTGGTGTTGTCGCGGTAGTCGCTGCGGATGGCGGTGTCGTTCCGCATGTTGTTGTTGGTGGTGTTGTTGCGGAAGGTGGTGTTGGTGCGGTCGGTGGAGCGGTACTCGACGCCCCTGTCATAGCGGTCATCGTCACGGTTGCGATCACAGCCGACGACAGCAAAGCCAGCAGACGCGACCAGCAGAAGGACTCTCATCTTCATGACTCAGACTCCAGTTGGAAAGGGATTGCTCGCCCCCACGGTGGCAGACCTGCACAGGGCGGTGCCGGGTTGAACACTGGGTGAGAGCCGGTCGAAATCCCCGGTCGCCGGCTGTATTCACCCGGGCGCAGAGCACTTGCACGCCGGACTTCACCGTGTGCTTAGCGGGGGCGCGGTCCAATACACGAGCAGATAGGAGGCGAATATGTCCCAGCTTGGACCCATCCCTCAGCCGGGCCACGGCGTGCGGCAGCAGCGAGAGTCGAATGTCCCACCGCAGCAGGTGAGGGAGATCACCGAGGAGGAGATGGCGGCGCACTCGCCGGATGGGCGGGTGCCAGACCCGCGGTCGCGCGGACGTGGGCGGAACGTGTTCTGGATCGTGCTGGGGATTGGCGTACCGCTGGTGCTGGGGACGGTGATCTACATCGGGGGGATGCCGGCGCTGCTGATGGGGCTGGTGTACGTGGCGGTGTTTGCGGCCGTGGCGTTCCCGGTGTGGTACGCGGGGATGATGCGCAAGCGCGAGGAGACCGAGGCGAAGCACATCGTTCAGACGACGCTGGATGAGAATCAGGACAGGAGCAGGGCGGCGTAGGGATTGCTGATCGGGGGTGATCGCGTGATCCCCTGCCGAGGGGTGTCGCTTGCACCCGGCGGGACGGGGTTGGCTATACTTCACGCAGTGACAGGAGCCCGTTCGGCATCGGTGCCGGGCGGCTCACGATCCGACCAGCGCTTGCTCTCGCCCGAGTTTGATGCAGCGATTGGGTTTCAAGTTCCTCGGGCAGAGTTCCAAGTCAAATGATGAAGCTCTATGTCGGTAACCTTCCGTTCAGCACGGACGATGCTCAGCTGCGCTCGCTGTTCGAGGCGCACGGCCAGGTCGTCTCCGCGTCCATCATCATGGACCGTGACACGGGCCGCCCCCGCGGCTTCGGGTTCGTCGAGATGGCGGATGACAACGAGGCCCGCAACGCCATCGAGGCGATGAACGGCGCCAACGTCGACGGCCGCAACATCGTCGTCAATGAGGCCAAGCCCCGCGAGGCGCGCTCGGGCGGCTTCGGTGGTGGCGGCGGCGGCGGTCGTGGCCGCGGCGGCTACGGCGGCGGCGGTGGTGGCGGCGGCTACGGCGGCGGCGGCGGCGGACGCGGTCGCCGGTGATCGAGACATCGCTGATGTCCGCGACCGACACCGCACATCCGGGCTCCGGAACGGCGCCGCTCGCGTCTCCGTTCCAAGCGCTCGGGCTCAGTGACGTTCTACTGCGCGCGGTGCACGGCGCGGGCTACAGCGAGCCGACGCCCATTCAAGCGCAGGCGATCCCGCCTGCGCTTGAAGGGCGCGACGTGCTCGGTTGCGCG from Phycisphaerales bacterium includes:
- a CDS encoding RNA-binding protein; protein product: MMKLYVGNLPFSTDDAQLRSLFEAHGQVVSASIIMDRDTGRPRGFGFVEMADDNEARNAIEAMNGANVDGRNIVVNEAKPREARSGGFGGGGGGGRGRGGYGGGGGGGGYGGGGGGRGRR
- a CDS encoding DEAD/DEAH box helicase, encoding MIETSLMSATDTAHPGSGTAPLASPFQALGLSDVLLRAVHGAGYSEPTPIQAQAIPPALEGRDVLGCARTGTGKTAAFVLPTLARWLAWRADAAASTKQTPRIIHTLVLAPTRELAAQIG
- a CDS encoding DUF4142 domain-containing protein, with the protein product MKMRVLLLVASAGFAVVGCDRNRDDDRYDRGVEYRSTDRTNTTFRNNTTNNNMRNDTAIRSDYRDNTTFRSDTNRTDTNMRTDNRTNINTTNRNDVNWQQNDQNRQQFGSQNQGNNNQAIRAIDKDFVTTAAASGMKEVELGRLGTRQASNEQLKQFAQKIIDDHTKANEELMTLARNKNIDVPTQLPQDHKSMVQKFNQLNGAEFDREFVTHMVQSHQKSVDLFDRQARQGEDAQVRAFAARTLPTLRQHLQMAKDLQQNLTGSDMGTPRRDPNTTPGTTPGNNNPNQPSQPINPLNPNDPMRPSNPSTPPTDPNNPDRPTTPPGGGR